One part of the Arthrobacter tumbae genome encodes these proteins:
- a CDS encoding single-stranded DNA-binding protein, translating to MMSNYVTIRGFVGTEVKCAVAGSGLPIAKFRLGSTDRYFDKKTNAWVDGDTNWYSVSMFRQLATNAGVSLQKGDRVLVTGKLRVRTWINDEGKSGTTVEIDADSAGHDLLFGTASFRRSSADRNDPAVQAGADDEIDGVNYATGEMSTPGYGAPGTAVEASPDPSDDPADAEAGGERELASVPF from the coding sequence ATGATGAGCAACTATGTGACCATCCGCGGTTTCGTGGGAACCGAAGTCAAGTGCGCGGTAGCCGGCAGCGGACTGCCGATCGCCAAATTCAGGCTGGGTAGCACTGATCGCTACTTCGACAAGAAGACCAATGCGTGGGTGGATGGCGACACCAACTGGTATTCGGTGTCAATGTTCCGGCAGTTGGCCACCAACGCGGGAGTGAGCCTGCAGAAGGGCGACCGCGTCCTCGTCACGGGCAAGCTTCGGGTTCGAACATGGATCAATGACGAGGGAAAGAGCGGTACTACCGTTGAGATCGATGCAGATTCGGCTGGGCATGATCTCTTGTTCGGCACAGCCAGTTTCCGGAGGTCAAGTGCAGACCGAAATGATCCTGCGGTGCAGGCTGGTGCAGATGACGAGATCGACGGCGTGAACTACGCCACTGGCGAGATGTCCACGCCGGGTTACGGCGCACCGGGAACGGCCGTTGAGGCGTCGCCTGACCCCTCGGATGACCCGGCCGACGCAGAAGCCGGCGGGGAGAGGGAACTGGCCTCGGTACCCTTCTAG
- the orn gene encoding oligoribonuclease: protein MPITSEPIVWIDCEMTGLDPVADALIEVAVIVTDSELNMLGEGVDVVIAPPPGALESMGDFVRTMHTASGLLEELPSGVTMQEAQDRVLEYITAHVPEPRRAQLGGNSVGTDRVFLARDMPQVVEHLHYRVVDVSTIKELARRWYPRAYFQSPEKRGNHRALGDIRDSIRELQYYRSTIFVPVPGPDSETSRTAARDLLPES from the coding sequence GTGCCGATAACAAGTGAACCCATCGTCTGGATCGACTGTGAGATGACGGGCCTGGATCCCGTCGCCGATGCCCTGATTGAGGTGGCGGTCATAGTCACCGATTCCGAGCTGAACATGCTCGGCGAGGGCGTCGACGTCGTCATTGCACCGCCTCCCGGCGCACTGGAGTCCATGGGCGACTTCGTGCGCACCATGCATACCGCGTCCGGCCTGTTGGAAGAGCTGCCGTCCGGAGTCACCATGCAGGAAGCCCAGGACCGCGTCCTGGAGTACATCACTGCGCACGTTCCGGAACCGCGGCGCGCTCAACTGGGGGGCAACTCGGTTGGGACGGACCGGGTCTTCCTCGCCCGCGACATGCCCCAGGTGGTTGAACACCTCCACTACCGGGTGGTAGACGTTTCGACCATCAAGGAGTTGGCTCGCCGCTGGTATCCACGGGCCTACTTCCAGTCCCCGGAGAAGCGCGGCAACCACAGGGCTCTGGGCGACATCAGGGATTCGATCCGGGAACTGCAGTATTACCGCAGCACCATCTTCGTTCCAGTTCCCGGACCCGATTCGGAGACCAGCCGGACAGCAGCGCGGGATCTGCTCCCCGAAAGCTGA
- a CDS encoding DUF6993 domain-containing protein has translation MRGHQGAAGIDIRRARSAALLCFLCVGIVLAAGGCGTDAAGSPSQALRVAPVVQSPDPAVSAAPNPSTVDAFTAGLEDSLTLLAAETANPEAEALRAAFESAGADPDSVEVSIDTTPTGLEVDAMTAAAPFGETCVFGHIRSGASTVTQLPVLSNGLCFVGDQR, from the coding sequence ATGCGGGGACATCAGGGAGCGGCGGGGATCGACATCCGGAGAGCACGTTCAGCTGCACTGCTGTGCTTCCTCTGTGTGGGCATCGTGCTCGCCGCGGGTGGCTGCGGCACTGACGCTGCCGGAAGCCCGTCTCAGGCTCTACGAGTGGCACCGGTGGTGCAAAGCCCGGATCCTGCAGTATCGGCTGCTCCCAATCCGTCCACAGTTGATGCTTTCACTGCCGGTCTTGAGGATTCCCTGACTTTGTTGGCGGCCGAGACAGCCAATCCGGAGGCGGAAGCGCTGCGGGCTGCCTTCGAGTCGGCGGGGGCGGACCCGGATTCCGTCGAGGTGTCCATTGACACCACTCCAACTGGTCTTGAGGTGGACGCAATGACTGCGGCCGCGCCGTTTGGAGAGACCTGCGTTTTCGGGCACATCCGTAGCGGCGCCTCGACAGTCACGCAGCTTCCTGTTCTTTCCAACGGCCTGTGCTTCGTCGGGGATCAGCGGTAG
- the ettA gene encoding energy-dependent translational throttle protein EttA, which yields MAEFIYTMTKARKAVGDKVILDDVSMSFYPGAKIGVVGPNGAGKSTILKIMAGLDTPSNGEARLSPGYTVGILLQEPPLNEEKTVLGNVQEGVGEIYAKIQRFNEISEEMANPDADYEKLLDEMGKLQEAIDTADAWDIDSQLEQAMDALRCPPPEADVSILSGGERRRVALCKLLLQKPDLLLLDEPTNHLDAESVLWLEQHLSAYPGAVLAVTHDRYFLDHVAEWIAEVDRGHLYPYEGNYSTYLEKKRARLEIQGKKDQKLSKRLTEELEWVRSNAKGRQTKSKARLARYEEMASEAERTRKLDFEEIQIPPGPRLGSQVIEAHDLRKGYDDRILIDGLSFSLPRNGIVGVIGPNGVGKTTLFKTIVGLEPLDGGELRIGDSVKISYVDQSRGGIDPNKSLWEVVSDGLDYIQVGQVEMPSRAYVSAFGFKGPDQQKKAGVLSGGERNRLNLAMTLKQGGNLLLLDEPTNDLDVETLSSLENALLEFPGCAVVVSHDRWFLDRVATHILSYEGTEEDPANWYWFEGNFEAYEENKIERLGPDAAKPHRVTHRRLTRD from the coding sequence ATGGCGGAATTTATCTACACAATGACCAAGGCCCGCAAGGCTGTTGGCGACAAAGTAATCCTCGACGACGTAAGCATGTCCTTCTACCCGGGCGCCAAGATCGGTGTGGTGGGGCCCAACGGTGCGGGTAAGTCCACCATCCTGAAAATCATGGCTGGTCTGGATACTCCCTCAAATGGCGAGGCGAGGCTGAGTCCTGGGTACACAGTTGGCATCCTCCTCCAGGAACCGCCCCTGAACGAGGAAAAGACGGTTCTCGGGAACGTGCAGGAGGGCGTCGGCGAAATCTATGCCAAGATCCAGCGTTTCAACGAGATCTCCGAAGAAATGGCCAACCCCGACGCCGATTACGAGAAGCTGCTCGACGAAATGGGCAAGCTTCAGGAAGCCATCGATACCGCGGACGCCTGGGACATCGATTCACAGCTGGAACAGGCGATGGATGCCCTCCGCTGCCCGCCTCCGGAGGCCGACGTGTCGATTCTCTCCGGTGGCGAGCGGCGCCGCGTTGCGCTGTGCAAGCTTCTGCTGCAGAAGCCGGACCTGCTGTTGCTGGACGAACCGACCAACCACCTCGACGCCGAGAGCGTGCTGTGGCTCGAACAGCATCTCTCCGCCTACCCCGGTGCAGTTCTCGCGGTTACTCACGACCGCTACTTCCTCGACCACGTTGCTGAATGGATTGCAGAGGTGGACCGCGGACATCTGTATCCCTATGAAGGCAACTACTCCACCTATCTGGAGAAGAAGCGTGCACGCCTCGAGATTCAGGGCAAGAAGGACCAGAAGCTTTCCAAAAGGCTTACTGAAGAGCTTGAATGGGTGCGGTCAAACGCAAAGGGCCGGCAGACCAAGTCCAAGGCGCGCCTTGCCCGTTACGAGGAGATGGCATCCGAAGCGGAGCGAACCAGGAAGCTGGACTTCGAAGAGATCCAGATTCCACCCGGCCCCCGACTAGGCAGCCAGGTCATCGAAGCACACGATCTCCGTAAGGGCTATGACGATCGCATCCTCATCGACGGACTGTCTTTCTCCCTGCCCCGCAATGGGATCGTGGGCGTCATCGGCCCGAACGGCGTCGGCAAGACCACGCTCTTCAAAACAATCGTCGGCCTCGAACCGCTCGACGGCGGAGAACTGAGAATCGGCGACTCCGTCAAGATTTCCTACGTTGACCAGTCCCGAGGCGGAATCGATCCCAACAAGTCGCTGTGGGAAGTGGTGTCCGACGGCCTCGATTACATTCAGGTCGGCCAGGTTGAAATGCCGTCGCGTGCGTACGTCTCCGCGTTCGGATTCAAAGGACCGGACCAGCAGAAGAAGGCGGGAGTGTTGTCCGGCGGTGAGCGTAACCGATTGAATCTCGCCATGACGCTGAAACAGGGTGGCAACCTCCTTCTCCTCGACGAGCCCACCAACGACCTCGACGTCGAGACCCTCTCCAGCCTGGAAAACGCGCTGCTGGAGTTCCCCGGCTGCGCGGTTGTCGTCTCGCACGACCGGTGGTTCCTGGACCGGGTAGCTACCCACATCCTCTCTTACGAGGGCACTGAGGAAGACCCGGCGAACTGGTACTGGTTCGAGGGAAACTTCGAGGCGTATGAGGAAAACAAGATTGAGCGGCTCGGCCCTGATGCGGCCAAGCCCCACCGTGTGACACACCGGCGTCTCACCCGAGACTAG
- a CDS encoding acyl-CoA thioesterase has protein sequence MSVQPAQDPTAALVSLLDLDGAAGAQTDEEIFVATPVKQPGKRVFGGQVLAQALMASIRTVESVRFVHSMHGYFLRAGDATLPITFGVQRLRDGRSFSARRVHAYQNGVPILSMIASFQQPDDGITHQELMPAGIPEPESLPSTADLLGRFDHPVAKAWAYDRPFDIRHIDSPLYVENTGSNEPVNAVWMKTFGAMPTDPAMHQAALAYASDYTLLESILRPHGLTWIHPGMSVASLDHAMWWHRPVRVDEWLLYVQASPSASGARGLALGKIYNRTGDLVATVAQEGMIRVPDDAGSKLKGAVQKKLMDQKMRRWKN, from the coding sequence ATGTCCGTCCAGCCCGCGCAGGATCCCACCGCCGCCCTTGTGAGCCTTCTCGACCTGGACGGTGCCGCAGGAGCCCAGACGGATGAGGAGATCTTCGTTGCGACTCCGGTGAAGCAGCCGGGCAAGCGCGTCTTCGGAGGGCAGGTGCTCGCCCAGGCTTTGATGGCTTCGATCCGGACTGTGGAATCGGTCCGCTTCGTACACTCGATGCACGGCTACTTCCTGAGGGCCGGCGATGCCACCCTGCCGATCACTTTCGGGGTCCAGCGACTGCGTGACGGACGCTCATTCTCCGCGCGACGGGTCCACGCGTACCAGAACGGCGTGCCCATTCTGTCAATGATCGCTTCCTTCCAGCAACCAGACGACGGAATCACACACCAGGAGCTCATGCCGGCCGGCATTCCGGAGCCGGAGTCTCTTCCCTCGACGGCGGATCTCCTGGGCCGTTTCGATCATCCGGTCGCGAAAGCGTGGGCCTATGATCGCCCTTTCGACATCCGCCATATCGACTCCCCGCTCTATGTCGAGAACACAGGATCGAATGAACCCGTGAACGCCGTCTGGATGAAGACGTTCGGGGCGATGCCCACCGATCCCGCGATGCACCAGGCTGCTCTCGCTTACGCGAGCGACTACACGCTGCTCGAATCGATTCTGCGCCCGCACGGACTCACCTGGATCCATCCGGGAATGAGTGTGGCGAGTCTCGACCACGCGATGTGGTGGCATCGCCCGGTGCGCGTCGATGAATGGCTGCTGTACGTGCAGGCCTCCCCTAGCGCATCGGGTGCCCGTGGGCTGGCGCTCGGGAAGATCTATAACCGGACCGGAGATCTCGTTGCAACTGTTGCGCAGGAGGGCATGATCCGCGTGCCTGACGACGCCGGCAGCAAACTGAAGGGCGCGGTGCAAAAGAAGCTGATGGATCAGAAAATGCGTCGCTGGAAGAACTGA
- a CDS encoding mechanosensitive ion channel family protein encodes MQFLDQLGYGGNIIAAALILLAALILWLILRALVNRMVKRVQNGYEMFKKPHFRWAQPVLRTLDHKRRMQRAETIGALLRSTTAVTIAIIALMTAIEQLGVNIGPILASVGIVGIAIGFGAREVIRDAFLGFFITIEDQYGIGDVIEVGDTVGVVQSVGLRITRMVDENGAIWYIRNGDIMKVGNRTQGNYVPPAADDEKVEQANEQ; translated from the coding sequence ATGCAGTTCCTTGACCAGCTCGGTTACGGCGGGAACATCATTGCCGCCGCACTGATCCTGCTGGCCGCGCTCATCCTCTGGCTCATACTCCGCGCACTGGTCAACCGCATGGTAAAGCGTGTGCAGAACGGTTATGAGATGTTCAAGAAACCGCATTTCCGGTGGGCTCAGCCGGTACTGCGCACACTTGACCACAAGCGCCGCATGCAACGCGCTGAGACTATCGGTGCGCTACTGCGCAGCACCACGGCGGTCACGATCGCGATCATTGCGCTCATGACGGCAATTGAGCAGCTCGGAGTCAATATCGGTCCCATCCTCGCAAGCGTGGGGATCGTCGGTATTGCCATTGGCTTCGGAGCCCGGGAAGTGATCCGGGACGCATTTCTGGGATTCTTCATCACCATTGAAGATCAGTACGGCATCGGCGATGTCATCGAGGTGGGAGATACCGTCGGGGTTGTGCAGTCGGTCGGGCTGCGAATCACCCGCATGGTGGATGAGAACGGTGCGATCTGGTATATCCGCAACGGTGACATCATGAAGGTAGGCAACCGGACACAGGGCAACTATGTACCGCCCGCAGCAGACGACGAAAAGGTGGAACAAGCCAATGAGCAGTGA
- the mptB gene encoding polyprenol phosphomannose-dependent alpha 1,6 mannosyltransferase MptB: MTAPAPASVVTAHIGRPRIAIIQGFIGSMLMLVGSFGVGWLSLASRELRQVPAIIWLRFEPVGAVLSVLLLAVGGMLLVRSWLRLGQRLQGWGPETHRTILAATLAWAAPMCFALPLFSRDVFAYIAQGQVMVAGLNPYEDGYSQISNYLQIGADDLWAQSPTPYGPIFLWLEELVVRATGGQPDLSILLFRLLALIGVALCVYYVPRLAELHGVNPNRALWLTVANPLFLTNFVASIHNDSLMVGLAVAGLYFAAKGRYVTSILLVTLSIGIKPITLIFLPFIGLMWAGRDASWPRKFLYWAITAGMSLGILWILGILNGFGFGWVGALSTPGSVWIWYAPVGFLGMIVALTGDALGFDGWSWADVVHRIGTVVSLVLIAWFVLRGDHAHLIRRLALSLTAVVLLAPMIQSWYVVWLIPLFAVTGIRDDWQVKVLYFLVSFFMIYAISDQLDIFPYIELDLGTARQIAAVVGVAFAAYLVLLDPRTKTLFRGSRPTDQLPLSR, translated from the coding sequence ATGACCGCCCCCGCGCCTGCTTCTGTTGTGACCGCGCATATCGGGCGCCCCAGGATTGCGATTATCCAGGGCTTCATTGGTTCCATGCTCATGCTTGTTGGATCGTTCGGCGTTGGCTGGCTTTCGCTGGCTTCCAGGGAGCTCCGTCAGGTGCCGGCGATCATCTGGTTACGCTTCGAACCGGTTGGCGCAGTCCTTTCCGTCCTCCTGCTTGCTGTGGGCGGGATGCTCCTCGTCAGGTCATGGCTGAGACTCGGTCAACGCCTGCAGGGATGGGGACCGGAGACGCACCGGACAATTCTGGCGGCAACCCTCGCCTGGGCCGCGCCTATGTGCTTCGCGCTTCCCCTGTTCAGCAGGGATGTTTTCGCGTATATCGCCCAGGGCCAGGTGATGGTCGCAGGGCTCAACCCCTACGAGGACGGCTATTCCCAGATCTCCAACTATCTGCAGATCGGAGCGGATGACCTGTGGGCACAGAGCCCAACTCCGTACGGTCCCATCTTCCTTTGGCTGGAAGAGCTGGTGGTTCGTGCAACCGGAGGGCAGCCGGACCTGTCCATCCTGCTCTTTCGCCTGCTCGCACTCATCGGTGTTGCGTTGTGCGTGTACTACGTGCCGCGGCTCGCCGAACTGCACGGCGTCAATCCGAACCGGGCGTTGTGGCTCACCGTTGCCAACCCGCTCTTCCTGACGAACTTCGTGGCCAGTATTCATAACGACTCCCTGATGGTGGGTCTCGCCGTGGCCGGCCTCTACTTCGCAGCGAAGGGACGTTACGTCACGTCGATCCTGCTGGTCACACTGTCCATCGGCATCAAGCCAATCACGCTGATATTCCTTCCGTTCATCGGACTGATGTGGGCCGGTCGCGACGCGAGTTGGCCACGCAAGTTCCTCTACTGGGCCATCACGGCAGGGATGTCCCTGGGAATCCTGTGGATACTCGGGATCCTGAACGGTTTCGGCTTCGGGTGGGTCGGCGCGCTCAGCACCCCCGGGAGTGTGTGGATCTGGTATGCGCCGGTCGGGTTCCTCGGCATGATCGTTGCTCTCACCGGAGACGCCCTCGGTTTCGACGGCTGGTCGTGGGCGGATGTCGTCCACAGGATCGGCACGGTGGTGTCGCTGGTACTGATCGCCTGGTTCGTTCTCAGGGGGGACCATGCCCACCTGATCCGTCGGCTGGCGCTGTCGCTCACCGCCGTCGTGCTTCTGGCCCCGATGATCCAGTCCTGGTACGTCGTATGGCTGATTCCGCTGTTCGCCGTGACCGGGATCAGGGACGACTGGCAGGTGAAGGTGCTCTACTTCCTCGTCTCCTTTTTCATGATCTACGCGATCTCCGACCAACTGGACATATTCCCCTACATTGAACTGGATCTCGGCACGGCACGTCAGATTGCCGCGGTGGTAGGGGTGGCGTTTGCGGCCTATCTCGTGCTGCTCGATCCGCGGACGAAGACGCTCTTTCGAGGGTCACGGCCAACGGATCAGCTCCCGCTTAGCCGATAG
- a CDS encoding globin, whose amino-acid sequence MSSDTPGPIPIPSRFGEPIAQLTPVGPRFDQPSYTDNFYEAVGGHDTFVRLVDVFYSGVASDELLRPMYPEEDLGPAKERLLLFLEQYWGGPKTYGETRGHPRLRMRHQPFLVTPVARDRWLTHMRDAVDSLELSPLHEATLWDYLERAAHSMVNSA is encoded by the coding sequence ATGAGCAGTGATACACCCGGCCCGATCCCCATCCCGTCGAGATTCGGTGAACCCATTGCGCAGTTGACACCCGTGGGGCCGCGCTTCGATCAGCCCTCGTATACCGACAATTTCTATGAGGCCGTCGGCGGGCACGACACCTTCGTCCGTCTGGTCGATGTGTTCTATTCCGGCGTGGCGTCCGATGAGCTGCTGCGTCCCATGTACCCGGAAGAGGATCTGGGCCCAGCCAAGGAACGCCTCCTGCTGTTTCTTGAGCAGTACTGGGGCGGGCCCAAAACCTACGGTGAGACTCGCGGCCACCCCCGTCTGCGGATGCGCCACCAGCCCTTCCTCGTCACACCGGTTGCCCGCGACCGCTGGCTGACGCACATGCGCGACGCCGTCGATTCCCTCGAGCTTTCACCCCTGCACGAGGCAACGCTATGGGACTACCTGGAGCGGGCGGCGCATTCCATGGTCAACTCGGCCTAA
- the def gene encoding peptide deformylase produces MPVRPITIAGEPVLHQRAVDVEQFDDELRSLISDMYETMDEANGVGLAAPQIGVGLRIFVYGMANDDDVPARGVLVNPTLVSTKVSGAEPDEEESEGCLSFPGESFPLKRAEWVKVNGFDGEGNPVEFEATGWFARVMQHEFDHLNGTLYVDRLNAQYSRKARKAAKVNGWGQPGLTWMPGVDPDPFGH; encoded by the coding sequence ATGCCTGTCCGTCCCATCACCATCGCCGGCGAACCCGTGCTGCATCAGCGGGCCGTCGACGTCGAACAATTTGACGATGAGCTGCGCTCCCTCATTTCAGACATGTACGAGACGATGGACGAGGCTAATGGTGTTGGTCTCGCCGCACCGCAGATCGGGGTGGGCCTGCGCATCTTCGTCTACGGCATGGCGAACGACGACGACGTTCCCGCTCGTGGGGTCCTGGTCAATCCCACACTGGTCTCCACGAAGGTTTCCGGCGCCGAGCCGGACGAGGAAGAGTCGGAGGGATGCCTCTCCTTCCCGGGAGAGTCCTTTCCGCTGAAGCGTGCAGAGTGGGTGAAGGTCAACGGGTTCGACGGCGAGGGCAACCCGGTGGAGTTCGAGGCAACCGGATGGTTTGCGCGCGTCATGCAGCACGAGTTCGATCACCTGAACGGCACGCTCTATGTTGACCGGTTGAATGCACAGTACTCGCGGAAGGCGAGGAAAGCCGCCAAGGTCAACGGGTGGGGTCAGCCTGGATTGACCTGGATGCCGGGCGTCGATCCGGACCCGTTCGGCCACTAG
- a CDS encoding DUF3224 domain-containing protein has translation MSELQEQVVRAAFDISQWEPESYSVEGVDSELTRVRATKEFAGDIEGSSVAELLMAGNNRGAGYVASEVFTGSVLGRRGSVIVQHWGLAEGNAAASSGHIIPGSGTDELEGIAGRVEYSQDVAGQHYLELRVTFPG, from the coding sequence ATGAGCGAACTGCAGGAACAGGTTGTACGGGCGGCATTCGATATTTCGCAGTGGGAACCTGAGTCATATTCGGTGGAAGGTGTGGACAGTGAATTGACGCGCGTCCGTGCCACCAAGGAGTTCGCCGGCGATATCGAAGGTTCTTCGGTCGCTGAACTGCTCATGGCCGGCAATAACAGGGGAGCCGGTTATGTGGCATCAGAAGTATTCACTGGCAGCGTGCTTGGCCGGCGCGGAAGCGTGATCGTCCAGCACTGGGGGCTGGCTGAAGGAAACGCAGCGGCCAGTTCCGGACACATCATCCCTGGGTCAGGGACTGATGAGCTGGAGGGAATCGCTGGCCGCGTGGAATACTCGCAGGATGTTGCGGGCCAGCATTATCTTGAACTGCGAGTGACATTCCCGGGATGA
- a CDS encoding MFS transporter: MAETTAPRGSLVRRNPNFRALWLSATVGVFGTAVAAVALPIIAAVELAASDFAVAALAGMAFLPWLLFGLPIGVWVDRWKRKPVIVWSLVARIMSLATLPVAYWFGMLTVTHLFVVAFIAGLSSVFFSLADQALVQQALSGDELVEGNGIITASGASADAAGRGIAGWLAVVMGASNTLLVQVGASFASLAAISSLRIEEKPIAAGERRIFAEMVDGLRYTFSTAPLRAILFNAALWNLGGSMVASLMVLLVVRVLQESEIWLGLLMAATSVGGAVGGLSAKRLTDRLGSGPVWRWSMVPGVLGYASLLIMTPGPGMVIGLVGMFVMGVSIALNIVVGTSFRQRVCPPAMMGRLGAATRMVSWGMLGVASILGGVLAEVFGITSAVLVGVLLAATAPIVALFGSLRSVDRLEDLAREPLPAD, from the coding sequence ATGGCCGAGACGACTGCACCCAGAGGCTCCCTGGTGCGTCGCAATCCGAACTTCAGGGCCCTGTGGTTATCGGCCACGGTCGGCGTGTTCGGCACTGCCGTTGCAGCTGTAGCCCTGCCCATCATCGCCGCGGTGGAGCTCGCCGCCAGCGACTTTGCGGTGGCCGCCCTCGCCGGCATGGCATTCCTGCCCTGGCTGCTCTTCGGGCTGCCCATTGGAGTATGGGTTGACCGCTGGAAGCGCAAGCCTGTCATTGTCTGGTCCCTTGTGGCACGGATAATGTCACTTGCGACGCTGCCTGTTGCCTACTGGTTCGGAATGCTTACGGTCACCCACCTGTTCGTTGTTGCATTCATAGCCGGGTTGTCATCGGTCTTCTTCAGCCTGGCGGATCAGGCGTTGGTGCAGCAGGCGCTCTCCGGGGACGAGCTGGTGGAGGGAAACGGCATCATCACGGCGTCCGGCGCCTCCGCGGATGCCGCGGGAAGGGGCATCGCGGGGTGGCTCGCTGTAGTGATGGGAGCCTCCAACACACTTCTTGTGCAGGTGGGGGCGTCGTTCGCCTCACTGGCGGCAATCTCGTCCTTGCGCATTGAGGAGAAGCCCATCGCTGCGGGGGAGCGGCGCATCTTCGCGGAGATGGTGGACGGGCTGCGGTACACCTTCAGCACGGCGCCGCTTCGGGCAATCCTCTTCAACGCAGCGCTATGGAACCTCGGCGGCAGCATGGTCGCCTCACTGATGGTGCTGTTGGTTGTTCGGGTGCTGCAGGAGTCGGAGATCTGGCTCGGCCTGCTGATGGCTGCAACCTCAGTGGGAGGGGCTGTGGGCGGGCTCAGCGCCAAACGGCTCACCGACCGATTGGGTTCCGGACCGGTGTGGCGGTGGTCAATGGTCCCTGGCGTACTGGGGTACGCGTCGCTGCTCATCATGACTCCGGGTCCGGGAATGGTGATCGGACTGGTCGGGATGTTTGTTATGGGCGTATCGATAGCGCTGAACATCGTCGTTGGCACAAGCTTTCGTCAGCGTGTCTGTCCGCCGGCGATGATGGGACGGCTGGGAGCTGCAACGAGGATGGTCAGTTGGGGCATGCTCGGCGTCGCCAGTATCCTCGGCGGAGTCCTTGCCGAAGTGTTCGGCATAACATCAGCCGTGCTGGTGGGTGTCCTGCTGGCTGCAACAGCACCGATTGTGGCGCTCTTCGGGTCGCTGCGTTCGGTGGATCGCCTCGAAGACCTCGCCCGCGAGCCGCTGCCGGCTGACTAG
- a CDS encoding acyl-CoA dehydrogenase family protein, whose product MKRALFEEDHELFRDVAQEFNAREIAPHYTQWDRERIMPRSMWIAAGQQGLLGLAVPEEFGGAGMPDYRFRVILDEEFARANHLGAGLALHLHDDMVLPHLLAYGSDELKQQWLPGMVTGEKVTSVAWTEPGAGSDLRGVRTKAVRDGEDWLISGQKTFIGNGISSDASLVLARTDGSTGRGGRDSFSLFMVEKGPGYETGKQLDKMGLKASDTSELFFDSVRVPESNLVGQAGQGLRYVAEQLPQGRLAIAVASSAVARTMYEATVHYTKERNAFGERIIDFQNTRFELADILTEVEVLETYVDRAVVTFNEGQLDAVSAARVKLWASERVKLITDRCLQLHGGYGYILEYPIAQAFLAVRLLSIFGGTSEIMRETVGRHIAR is encoded by the coding sequence ATGAAACGGGCGTTGTTCGAGGAGGACCACGAACTGTTCCGCGACGTGGCGCAGGAGTTCAACGCCCGCGAGATCGCCCCGCACTACACCCAGTGGGACCGGGAACGCATCATGCCGCGCAGCATGTGGATCGCCGCAGGGCAACAGGGACTTCTGGGGCTGGCTGTGCCTGAGGAATTTGGCGGGGCAGGCATGCCCGATTACCGCTTCCGCGTGATCCTCGACGAAGAGTTTGCCCGCGCCAACCACCTCGGTGCGGGGCTGGCCCTGCACCTGCACGACGACATGGTCCTTCCTCACCTGCTTGCGTACGGCTCGGACGAGCTCAAGCAGCAGTGGCTGCCCGGTATGGTCACCGGGGAGAAGGTTACTTCCGTAGCGTGGACCGAGCCTGGCGCCGGCAGCGACCTGCGGGGAGTACGGACCAAGGCCGTGCGCGACGGCGAAGACTGGCTGATCAGCGGACAGAAGACTTTTATTGGAAACGGAATCAGCTCAGACGCGTCGTTGGTCCTGGCCCGCACGGACGGCTCCACCGGTCGCGGCGGCAGGGATTCCTTCTCGCTGTTCATGGTGGAGAAGGGACCGGGATACGAGACCGGCAAGCAGTTGGACAAGATGGGCCTGAAGGCCTCCGATACGTCCGAGCTTTTCTTCGACAGCGTGCGCGTTCCGGAATCGAACCTCGTGGGCCAGGCAGGGCAGGGGCTGCGGTACGTGGCCGAACAGTTGCCGCAGGGGCGCCTGGCCATCGCCGTCGCATCCTCGGCCGTGGCGCGGACCATGTACGAGGCGACCGTGCACTACACGAAGGAACGCAACGCCTTCGGCGAGCGAATCATCGACTTCCAGAACACACGGTTCGAACTCGCGGACATCCTGACCGAGGTCGAGGTCCTGGAAACCTATGTCGATCGGGCCGTCGTGACGTTCAATGAAGGTCAGCTTGATGCCGTCAGCGCCGCCCGGGTGAAACTATGGGCCAGCGAACGGGTGAAGTTGATCACGGATCGCTGCCTCCAACTGCACGGTGGGTACGGCTATATCCTCGAATACCCGATCGCACAGGCGTTCCTCGCTGTCCGTCTCCTGAGCATTTTCGGCGGTACGAGTGAGATCATGCGCGAAACCGTCGGCCGTCATATCGCCCGCTAG